The Oncorhynchus clarkii lewisi isolate Uvic-CL-2024 chromosome 23, UVic_Ocla_1.0, whole genome shotgun sequence genomic interval GCATGATCTCTTACCCTCTCAGGTTCCCACTCTGATGAAAGCAACAGCAGATGACGAAAAGCCCTGTCCTGGCTACCTCTTTGAAGACATCGGAAGTATCCTTTTATCCACATCACCTCCCACTGTATGCTGATACAGTACTGTGTTCTGATATTAAAGATCATGTAGTGAGATACTATTATTTTCAATGTCAACCAAAAGACAGTACAGTTTGTATCCTTTACCCTCCTGGCGCTGCAGAAATCTCCCAGGAGTCCACTGGGTGTGGTCAGTGCCTGTTGGAGTACCTGTTGGAGAGGCTGCAGGTAGAATCCTGCCATGTCAAAATAAAGGTGAGCTCAGCTAGCCAGGTTACCAGGCTTTCAGCTGCATTAAGAGGCCCCCAAACACTGAATTTGACCTTGATTTGTTAACTGAGGCTGAAGAGGAATCATGTAGAAGAATGCAGCTAATCTTCACCATATATCATATCAGCTATTCATCTGTTCCTCCTGTGCCTCTTCCCTTTCCATCGTTTCTGTCCTTCCAGGTTCTGAAGATCTTCGTCCATCTCTGTGGTCACGGATCACCTCACTTTCTGACGGAACTCAGACGGAACTCCACCTTCATCCAGCAGGCCTCAGGTGAGATGATGATGTGGCCACTAATGCATCTCAGTGTCTCCATTTCATCCTTCTCTTTATGACAGTAGGGTTTCGGAGAGCTATGAGTGTTATACTGAATCTGTGTGTTATGCTGAATATCAGTTTACAGTGGTCCTCTTGACCCCATCCATGGCACCGCTATGTACCAGAAAGTGAGGGCCACGGCACAGGTGAGCCAAAACAATGTTGAAAACAATTACTATCCCCCAATGCGTCTTTTTGAAAGTCACAAACTCTCTGTCTTTATCGGTCTTCAGGAATTAGCCAGGTTACTCTTCACAGAGACAGTCTCTCACCAGAGCAGCACGTCTCCATGCAAACTAGCCATGGCCAACATGGGTGagtacattgtgttgttattgcaTGTTTATCTCTCTTATTAGttaacaaacaatctctgacctAATACTGCTACTAATGACAGACATCTGGCTACTGAATGAATGGATGTGACCTCAATTACAATCAAGTTAAACCAATCCTTGAGAGATTGATTGAGATATTGaggaagagaaaaggagggagggtggagaagaagaaagaagcagggaggagtgaggaagagACAGGTGGAAAAGAGGGAGTGGATGGGAAGAGTGGGGAAAGGCAGGCACACAAGTACAATGGTTGTCTTTTATCGTTGAGGTCTTTCGTTCCAGGCATGGGGTCAGAGTCTGCCCACGGATCCAGAATGCAGGGGTTTGGCTACAGCCCAGGGAAGAACACAACAAGTAGGTGGCAGCAACAAGGCCACCATTTTGGTTTCATGTGGCTCAGTGGACCTGTTTGAATAGATTTTAAATACACCCAGTCAAATCCATATCACGTCCTGTTTCCGGCAGGCGGTGAGACCCTGATGGACAAGATCCGCAAGGCTACTGAGTTTGTGGCCAGTGCCGTCCTGCCCCCGATGGAACACCAGGGTATCCGACTCCATGACAACCACTACCGGGCGGTGGTGGCGCCTTCGGGCCCCGTAGAGGTGGCAGTGCCAGCATGTGCCTACACTGTGCCTCCTCACAGACCCAAAGGTGTTTTTAAATCAGCTGTTATATTGATTAGATCATTAGGCTTTTATTACATAGTTGTTACATATGTTTGACAGGACTGAAAGCCTTCTTCGCCTGTACTTCTCTCAAAATCCTggcctgttccctctctctcttcccctactctTAGTTTCCCAGCGGTGTCCAGGGCAGGTGGGTGGGGGCTGGGAGGAGATTGACAGCAGCCATAGCTCCTCCCACAACTCCTGTCAGGAGACCGCAGACCATTGCCAGGTCTCGGGGGGCGGTAGCAGCAATTCGGGTGGCACCGGGAGCCAATCGGGAGCCAGTAGGGAGAGCTCCGGAGACCTATCAGAACGGTGGAAATATTACATGATATAAAAAGTATTTACCAGCAAAATACTAAATGAGTCAACCATGCTgagtctccctttctctccctccatccaccttTCTCTGTCAGGGTGGAGGCTATGCAGTTAGGGGACTGTGGGCAGGAGATGGCGCTGATCAGAAGGATGACTGAGGGCTCCAAGGTCTTCCTGTCCAGAGAGGAGAACCAGCACTTCATCAAGGAGTCAGTACAGACCAATAGGTTGCATGTTATTAGAGCATTGGCTTCGACCTTTGTTCCAGTCTGCCTTCACCTTGATATTTGTCCAGTGTTTTTTGGGATGTTTTAATTCCCTCCCATCTGTCCCCAGGTGTTCCACTCTGAActgtgaggtggtggtggagctgCTCTCTCGCAGACTGCAGGACCCGTCACAGACTGCCCAGATGGTAGAGTCAATATACATGTGTCTTGAATGTGCTGCTATTTTGACCAGGTTTCTCTTGAAAAATAAACATCAAATTTCAAATATGTGTGAATGTGCTGCTTCCCTCCTTCCCACCAGAGGGCGCTGTGTGCTGTGGCCTGTCTCATGACGTCTGATCTGCTGTCTCTGGAGCAAATCTTCGGGGTGACCCAGAGGAGGCTGGTCCAGCTGAGTGAGGGACCTCCAGGGCCTGTAGCCAACAAGACCATCAAGGTAACACatagtctagttattaccttttaaagctgcaatatgtaactttttgggcgacgaAACCAAATTCAAATAGAAATGAGTTATAGATCTTTCATtcccattgaaagcaagtctacgAAGCGGTAAATCTGttctgtgtgctatttctatgctttccgttcttaagttttgtttttgcgtcttttttACTTTTGGTTTCACACCTGCTCGTCgtacatcttattccaaaatcatgggcattaatatggagttgctataacatcctccattCTTCTGAGaaggagcggcagggtagcctagtggttagagcgttggactagtaactggaaggttgcaagttcaaatccccgagctgcccctgaactggcagttaacccactgttccgaggccgtcattgaaaataagaatttgttcttaactgacttgcctaaataaaggtaaataataaaataataaaagaaGGCTTTCCACAAAATATTGCAACATTGCTGGAAGGGGCctagaccgaaccatgaaaaacagccccagaccattattcctcctccaccaaactttacagttggcactatgcattcgggcaggtagcattctcctggcatccgccaaacccagattcatctgtcggactgccagtgtgattcatcactccagagaatgcgtttccactgctccagagtccaatggcggcgagctttacaccattctAGCCCACGCTTGtgtgaagctcctgacgaacagttattgtgttgacgttgcttccagaggcagttttgaactcagtagtgagtgttgcaaccgaggacaggcgacTTTtaacgcttcagcactcggtggttccgttctttgagcttgtgtggcctaccactttgcggctgagccattgttgctcctacacgtttccacttcacaataacagcacttacagttgaccggagcagttctagcagggcagaaatttgacgaactgacttgttgaaaaggtgtcatcctatgatggtgccacattgaaagctctttagtaaggccattctactgacaatgtttgtctatggagattgcatggcttcgtgctcggttttatacacatttcagcaacgggtgtggctgaaatagccaaatccactcatttgaaggggtgtccacatacttttggtgatgtactgtatgtaagtGGGAGAACTCGGAAGGACAGGAATTGCCTGCCAAGGAATTAGGCTTCAATTGTTATGCATGGTGCCAGTGGCCCCCGATGTTGCTATGGGGACTCTTAGGGAATAATCAAGAGGAAACTGAGTGTGGACTAGAAATTACTTGGACCATAGATTCATCTATTCTAACCAGTGAAGTCATCCTCTAAAATCTTATCAAAATACTTACTTCTGAATATCTTGTTCTCCTCAGGCTGCAGTTTATGGGAAGTGTGTGACTACTTCCACCACAGGCAGACAGGAGCTGAGAAAGGACCTGTGTGTTAGTTTGATGCTCTGAaggcttgccgtgcggtagcagagaaaaaagtcttgggtgactggagtctttgacaattttatgggctttcctctgacaccacctattgtataggtcctggatggcaggaagcttggccccagtgatgtactgggccattcgcactaccctctgtagagccttaaaggtcagatgccgagcagttgccataccaggcagtgatgcaaccggtcaggatgctctcgatggtgcagctgtagaaccttttgaggaccttggggcccatgccaaatcttttcattcttctgagggggaaaaggtgttgtcgtgacctcttcacgactgtcttggtgtgtttggacaatgatagttcattgctgatgtggacaccaagga includes:
- the LOC139381647 gene encoding AP-4 complex accessory subunit Tepsin: MATFMERLSFLQKVPTLMKATADDEKPCPGYLFEDIGKISQESTGCGQCLLEYLLERLQVESCHVKIKVLKIFVHLCGHGSPHFLTELRRNSTFIQQASVYSGPLDPIHGTAMYQKVRATAQELARLLFTETVSHQSSTSPCKLAMANMGMGSESAHGSRMQGFGYSPGKNTTSGETLMDKIRKATEFVASAVLPPMEHQGIRLHDNHYRAVVAPSGPVEVAVPACAYTVPPHRPKVSQRCPGQVGGGWEEIDSSHSSSHNSCQETADHCQVSGGGSSNSGGTGSQSGASRESSGDLSERVEAMQLGDCGQEMALIRRMTEGSKVFLSREENQHFIKECSTLNCEVVVELLSRRLQDPSQTAQMRALCAVACLMTSDLLSLEQIFGVTQRRLVQLSEGPPGPVANKTIKILRQFKALMGGPIIGAGCDAAAANGVPLSSSDQPPTPTSPALLLPTRPGDITVFNHHRGRDPGTEQSPGGQAQPPPLPDLGWAQRGTSERLLNLNLDDERGSANQDEEFMDSQIGFRTGETQLTSNVTVKDSELQTERDPFRVTDPQIEQPCGGRRSLFSGMELVARGTSVCPSTLTERNGDLQLQVEKRDGRECLSVTPTNTPLLCVDDSDTTPTYNLTSTSSQSAFSFLNL